CCGTCCGGACGGTCGCGCGGAGCCGCAGATCGTGCAGGCCCCCGCCCAGGAGGCCCTGTCCATGATCGACCCGTCCCGCTCCGCGAACCCTGGCGGTACCGCGCCACGCGGTACGGACCGAGGGGCCGCGGCCGCCCCCGCACGGCCACAGCACGGGCAGCCGGCGCACGCGCGTCCCGAACACCCGGGCCACCCGGCACGTCCCGAGCCGCGGCACCCCCGGCAACCGCGCATCGAGATCCCGGACGTGGCCACCACGGTTCCCAAGTCGGTCCCCAGGAACGCGCAGGACGTCTGCGCGCTGGGCAAGAAATACGGCCGTTGGCGGGAGGGCAGTCCGGAGGCGGCCATCTGCAGCCAGACGTACGGCCGTTGAGGCACCGGTGGATCAGGGCCGCTGTCGCGGCGGCCCCCACCCCGCGTCACCTTCGGATCCCTGTACGCCCAGCCGCAGTTCCAGTCTGCTGATCGCCGCCCGCACACCGTCGCTGTAGCTGTCCTCCCCGAGGACGTGCGCCGCTCTGCGGGCCCGGCGCACATGGGTGCGGGCGGCGTCCGTGCGGCCGAGCCGCACATAGTCGGCGGCCAGATTCAGATGCAGCGAGGGGTACAGGGCGCGCACGGCGAGCGCGCCCTCGTGCCGGGTGAGCCGGTCGTCGGAGAGTTCTTCGGCGGCGGTCAACGCCCGCAGGTCCCAGGCGAGTTCGTCACAGGGGTCGTCCTGGGCGTCGGCCATGTAGTGCGCCAGGGTGCAGCGGTGCAGCGGATCGCCGTCCAGTCCGATCTCGGCCCACAGGTCGAGGTAGCGGTGCCGGGCCTCCTCGCGGTCCCCCGCGTGACACAGCATGACGACCTGCCCGATCCGCGTCATCACGGCATCCGGCGCCGCCTGCTCCTGTCGCTCCGTCACCGCTTCCTCCAGGCCCTGTGTCGGCTGTCGTCGCTTGTCCCTCCCGACGCTAGCCGCCGCCACCGGCAAACCCGGTCAGGCGGGACCGGGCCGGGTCCGTGCGGCACCGGCCCGGTGGAGGGTCAGCCGAGGTTCGGGATCGCCCAGTCGATCGCCTCGTGACCCTGCCGGGCGACCGCCTCGTCGATCTGTGTGAACGGGCGGGAGCCGAAGAACTTCTTCGCCGACAGCGGGGAGGGGTGAGCGCCCTTGACCACGATGTGCCGGCTCTCGTCGATCAGGGGGAGCTTCTTCTGCGCGTAGTTGCCCCACAGCACGAAGACCGCCGGGTCGGGGCGCTCGGCCACCGCGCGGATCACCGCGTCGGTGACTTTCTCCCAGCCCTTGCCCTTGTGCGAATTGGCCTCGCCGGAGCGGACCGTGAGCACCGCGTTGAGCAGCAGGACGCCTTGCTGGGCCCAGGGCATGAGGTAGCCGTTGTCCGGGATCTCCAGGCCCAGCTCCTCCTTCATCTCCTTGTAGATGTTCCGGAGGGAGGGCGGGGTCCGCACGCCCGGGCGGACCGAGAAGCACAGCCCGTGGCCCTGGCCCTCGCCGTGGTACGGGTCCTGACCGAGGATCAGGACCTTCACCCGGTCGTAGGGCGTCGCGTCGAGGGCGGCGAAGACCTCCTCGCGCGGCGGATAGACGGGACCCTTCGCCCGCTCGTCCTCGACGAACTCCGTCAGCTCCTTGAAGTACGGCTGCTGGAGCTCGTCACCCAGAACCCCGCGCCAGGACTCGGGCAGCATGGCGATGTCGGTCACGTCAACGTCCTCACGATGTGCGGTCACTTCAGGCTTCAGAACCTACAGGCGACCACTGACAATCCGTGCCGTGAGGGCCGGTCCGGGGACCTACCAGCTGGTCTTCCAGTACAGCTCCCACATCGTCATCATGGTCGCCGGGTCGATGACCTTCTCGAGACCGGCGATCTCCTCGTTCGCGGCCACGTACTGCTTGCCCTGCCACAGCGGCACCAGCCGCGCGTCGTCCACGAAGATCTGCTGGGCGTCCTCGATCTCCGGGCCCACGGCCCCGCGGTCGCTCTCCGCGCGCGATTCCGGCAGCAGCCGGCCGGTGATCTCAGGGGCCTCGTACGGGGTGCCGAGTGCGTTCTGCTGGCCCACGAAGGGCGCGATGAAGTTGTCGGCGTCGTGGAAGTCGGGGAACCAGCCGCGCCCGAACACCGGGTACTCGCCCTTCTGGTAGCCCTCGACGTAGGTCTTCCACGGGCGGCTCTTCAGGGTGATCGTGAAGAGGCCCGAGGCCTCCAGCTGCCGCTTCAGCTCCTGGAAGGCCGGCTTGGTCGTCGAGCCGTAGCGGTCGCTGGTGTACCACAGGGTCAGCGGGACGCGCTCGGTGATCCCGGCTGTCCTGAGGAACCGCTTGGCCTTGGACACGCTGGGGTCTCCGAAGTCGTCGAAGAAGCCCGTGGTGTGGCCGGTGAGTCCGGCCGGGACCATCGAGTACAGCGGCTCGACGGTGTCCTTGTAGACGTAGTGCACGAGCGCCGGACGGTCGACGATCTGGGCGACGGCCTTGCGGACCGCGGGCTTCGCGGACCACGGGTCGCTGGGGTTGAACACCAGGTAACTGATCTCCGTGGTGGGGTTCTCCACCAGCTGGAGCCCTTCCTTCTGCTGGTTGACCTCGATGTCCACGGTGTCGGAGGCGCCGAGACCGCGGTACACGACCGAGATCTCCTTGTTCTTGAGTGCCTTGACCAGTTGGTCCGACTGCGGGAAGTAGCGGATGGTGACGGCGTTGTTCTTGAGGTCCGCTATGCCCTTGTAGTTGTCGTTGCGGACCAGCTCGGCCTTCTTGCCCTCCTGGTAGGAGTCGAGGCTGTAGGGCCCCGAGCCGCTGATCTTCCCGTCCTTGCGGATCGCGTTCGCGGAGTACTCGTCGGGGTCCACGATCGACATGGCCGGCGTGGTGAGCACCAGGGGGAAGGTGGCGTCGGGCTGGCTGAGATGGAAGACGACCTCGCGGTCACCCTTCGTCTGCACCCGGGAGAGCGTTCCGAGCAGGCCCGCGGGGCCGCCGTTGACGTTGATCTTCTTGATCCGGTCGAACGAGTACTTGACGGCCTTGGCGTCCAGCGTGTGCCCGTTGGAGAACTTCAGCCCCTCGCGCAGTGTGCAGCTGTACACGGTGCTCGACGTGTCCGTGAACTGGCAGCTTTCGGCGGCGTCGGGTTCGGGGTCGGATCCACCGGGGCTGTAGTTCAGGAGCGTCTGGTAGACGTTTCGGAACAGCTCCCAGGAGTTGTCCCAGGAGGCCGCGGGGTCCAGCGTGGCCGGGGCACTGGTGGTTCCCACGACGATCGCCTTGTCGTCGCCGGCGGAGCCCGAGGAGAACACGCCGCATCCGGCCACCGTGGAAATGGACACGAGAGCCGCGAGCGGCGGCAGGTATCGGTTCCGCATGAACACGCGCTACTCCTCGAATGCCGTGCCGAAAGTCGGCAAAACATACCGCAGCGCCGGGCTCGCCGAACCGTTCCGTCACGGACTCCTTGATCATCAAGCCTGTGATGCCGCTGTCATCCGGCTATGAGGCTTTTTGTACGTCGACACGGGCGCCGTCACTGTCAACGGACGCCCGTGCCGTGGCGAGGAAGATCAGCCCACGCCGGCGTTGAGGAAGATGCCGCCGTCGACGACGAGTGTCTGACCGGTGACCCAGTCGGACTGCGACGAGGTGAGGAAGGCCGCGGCCCCGCCGATGTCGGAGGGCACGCCGAGCCGGGCCAGCGGGTAGGACGCGGCGGCCTCCGCCTCGCGCCCCTCGTACAGGGCCGAGGCGAACTTCGTCTTCACGACGGCCGGGGCGATCGCGTTGACCCGCACCCCCGGCGCGAACTCGTGCGCGAGCTGCTGGGTGAGGTTGATCAGCGCCGCCTTGCTGACGCCGTACGCGGCGATGAAGGGCGAGGGCGCGATGCCCGCGACGGAGGCGATGTTGACGATCGCGCCGCCGTTGTCCTTCTGCCAGGCGTGCCAGGTCTTCTGCGCGAAGCCGAGCGCGGAGATCACATTGGTCTCGAAGACCTTGCGCGCCACGTTGAGGTCGAGGTCGGCGATCGGCCCGAACACCGGGTTGGTACCGGCGTTGTTGACCAGGTAGTCGACGCGGCCGAAGGCCTCCATGGCGCGCTCGACGGCGGTGACCTGGTGGGCCTCGTCGTGCGCCTTGCCCGCGACGTAGAGGGCACGCTCGGCGCCGAGCTGCTCGACGGCCCCCTTGAGGGTGTCCTCGGTGCGGCCGGTGATGACCACCCGGTCACCGCGTGCGACGAACGCCTCGGCGATGCCGTAACCGATACCGCGGCTGGCGCCCGTGATGAGCGCGACCTTGCCCGAAAGCTCGGGGAGTTGCGAAGTCATGGTCCCGTTTCCCTAGTCGAGCGGTCCGCC
This is a stretch of genomic DNA from Streptomyces sp. NBC_00285. It encodes these proteins:
- a CDS encoding ABC transporter substrate-binding protein, which translates into the protein MFMRNRYLPPLAALVSISTVAGCGVFSSGSAGDDKAIVVGTTSAPATLDPAASWDNSWELFRNVYQTLLNYSPGGSDPEPDAAESCQFTDTSSTVYSCTLREGLKFSNGHTLDAKAVKYSFDRIKKINVNGGPAGLLGTLSRVQTKGDREVVFHLSQPDATFPLVLTTPAMSIVDPDEYSANAIRKDGKISGSGPYSLDSYQEGKKAELVRNDNYKGIADLKNNAVTIRYFPQSDQLVKALKNKEISVVYRGLGASDTVDIEVNQQKEGLQLVENPTTEISYLVFNPSDPWSAKPAVRKAVAQIVDRPALVHYVYKDTVEPLYSMVPAGLTGHTTGFFDDFGDPSVSKAKRFLRTAGITERVPLTLWYTSDRYGSTTKPAFQELKRQLEASGLFTITLKSRPWKTYVEGYQKGEYPVFGRGWFPDFHDADNFIAPFVGQQNALGTPYEAPEITGRLLPESRAESDRGAVGPEIEDAQQIFVDDARLVPLWQGKQYVAANEEIAGLEKVIDPATMMTMWELYWKTSW
- a CDS encoding uracil-DNA glycosylase; this translates as MTDIAMLPESWRGVLGDELQQPYFKELTEFVEDERAKGPVYPPREEVFAALDATPYDRVKVLILGQDPYHGEGQGHGLCFSVRPGVRTPPSLRNIYKEMKEELGLEIPDNGYLMPWAQQGVLLLNAVLTVRSGEANSHKGKGWEKVTDAVIRAVAERPDPAVFVLWGNYAQKKLPLIDESRHIVVKGAHPSPLSAKKFFGSRPFTQIDEAVARQGHEAIDWAIPNLG
- a CDS encoding SDR family oxidoreductase, yielding MTSQLPELSGKVALITGASRGIGYGIAEAFVARGDRVVITGRTEDTLKGAVEQLGAERALYVAGKAHDEAHQVTAVERAMEAFGRVDYLVNNAGTNPVFGPIADLDLNVARKVFETNVISALGFAQKTWHAWQKDNGGAIVNIASVAGIAPSPFIAAYGVSKAALINLTQQLAHEFAPGVRVNAIAPAVVKTKFASALYEGREAEAAASYPLARLGVPSDIGGAAAFLTSSQSDWVTGQTLVVDGGIFLNAGVG